A portion of the Musa acuminata AAA Group cultivar baxijiao chromosome BXJ1-1, Cavendish_Baxijiao_AAA, whole genome shotgun sequence genome contains these proteins:
- the LOC135585186 gene encoding NADH dehydrogenase [ubiquinone] flavoprotein 1, mitochondrial-like isoform X1 has product MSAIGRSSVSGSSLHLFSMAPLKNFSSRYKAELLHHFKTWRLNSACRSLSTQAATTGSTPQPPPPPPPPEKTHFGGLKDEDRIFTNLYGLHDPLLKGAMKRGDWYRTKDLVLKGSDWIVNEIKKSGLRGRGGAGFPSGLKWSFMPKVSDGRPSYLVVNADESEPGTCKDREIMRHDPHKLLEGCLIAGVGMRATAAYIYIRGEYVNERLTLEKARKEAYQAGLLGKNACGSGYDFDVHIHFGAGAYICGEETALLESLEGKQGKPRLKPPFPANAGLYGCPTTVTNVETVAVSPTILRRGPEWFASFGRKNNSGTKLFCISGHVNKPCTVEEEMSIPLKELLERHCGGVRGGWDNLLAVIPGGSSVPLLPKHICDDVLMDYDALKAVQSGLGTAAVIVMDKSTDVVDAIARLSYFYKHESCGQCTPCREGTGWLWMIMERLKVGNAMLEEIDMLQEVTKQIEGHTICALGDAAAWPVQGLIRHFRPELEKRIRERAQKQLLEAAAA; this is encoded by the coding sequence GCACCTCTCAAGAACTTTTCTTCGCGATACAAGGCTGAACTGCTTCATCATTTTAAAACCTGGAGGTTAAATTCTGCTTGTAGATCACTCAGCACCCAGGCTGCAACAACTGGAAGTACTCCTCAGCCTCCACCACCACCCCCACCTCCGGAAAAGACCCATTTTGGTGGTCTAAAGGATGAAGATCGCATCTTCACCAATTTGTATGGCTTGCACGATCCTCTTCTGAAAGGTGCGATGAAACGGGGTGACTGGTATAGAACCAAGGACTTGGTACTTAAGGGTAGTGACTGGATTGTTAATGAAATCAAGAAATCTGGTCTACGCGGCCGTGGAGGTGCTGGTTTTCCATCTGGTCTTAAGTGGTCTTTCATGCCCAAGGTATCCGATGGCCGCCCTTCTTATCTTGTTGTCAATGCTGATGAGAGTGAACCTGGTACATGTAAAGACAGAGAAATAATGCGCCATGATCCTCATAAACTGCTTGAAGGGTGCCTGATTGCTGGAGTTGGTATGAGGGCAACAGCTGCTTACATTTACATAAGAGGGGAGTATGTAAATGAACGATTAACTCTTGAAAAGGCTAGAAAGGAAGCTTATCAAGCTGGACTTTTGGGGAAGAATGCTTGTGGATCAGGTTATGATTTTGATGTACATATACACTTTGGTGCTGGAGCATACATCTGTGGTGAAGAGACAGCATTACTGGAGAGTCTTGAAGGAAAGCAAGGAAAACCAAGGCTGAAGCCTCCTTTCCCAGCTAATGCTGGACTATATGGCTGTCCGACAACTGTAACAAATGTGGAGACTGTGGCTGTATCTCCCACAATTTTGCGGCGAGGACCAGAATGGTTCGCAAGCTTTGGCCGAAAAAATAACTCCGGCACAAAACTATTCTGCATATCCGGTCATGTCAACAAACCTTGCACCGTGGAAGAGGAGATGAGCATCCCATTGAAGGAATTGTTAGAGAGGCACTGTGGTGGTGTTAGAGGAGGTTGGGATAACTTGTTGGCAGTCATCCCAGGAGGTTCCTCGGTTCCTCTCCTTCCCAAGCACATATGTGATGATGTCTTAATGGATTATGATGCTCTCAAAGCTGTTCAATCTGGATTGGGCACCGCGGCTGTGATTGTGATGGACAAATCCACTGATGTCGTGGATGCGATAGCAAGACTATCTTACTTCTACAAGCATGAGAGTTGTGGCCAGTGCACTCCCTGCAGAGAGGGTACTGGATGGCTATGGATGATTATGGAGAGATTGAAGGTGGGGAATGCTATGCTGGAGGAGATTGATATGCTACAGGAAGTCACGAAGCAGATTGAAGGGCACACCATATGTGCTCTTGGTGATGCCGCTGCATGGCCAGTGCAGGGTCTTATCAGGCATTTTAGGCCAGAACTAGAAAAGAGGATCAGGGAGAGAGCGCAGAAACAGCTCTTGGAGGCTGCAGCTGCTTGA
- the LOC135585180 gene encoding BEL1-like homeodomain protein 7 translates to MDNTPNLCSRDPGHSQYSEASVFDNLLCHKYSPSVAYTDALANTQPHQNSVEVPIVTTVISQGSILETPNMVTSYIGEHAYDSWKDGKNDILFMQTVGVDGSENLLHDGNSQMNLRRQLGALNRQCLSLQQSDVSTVPSQGLSLSLGTQIIVPSIQCQHTSSDISLFRPHQTTSRNGGSGRDENCENKSTNADNFPYESASLASSILNSKYLKAAQELLDEVVNVQKALKRKSIKSQSLHTSADTTTGKDCSAGEGMSSNPQDSTINSSSELSPSERQDLQNKVTKLLTMLDEIDRRYKQYYHQMQIVVSSFDVVAGFGAAKPYTALSLQTISGHFRCLRDAISREILVTRKSLGDEGNSGSKGVGMSRLRYIDQQLRQQRALQQFGMMQQHVWRPQRGLPESSVSILRAWLFEHFLHPYPNDSEKLMLARQTGLTRSQVSNWFINARVRLWKPMIEDMYKEETGDLEIDSSLENPPKDQDGVHSTGNGENSQNTATERCQVNQLSDLSRSNIMPGMDMAGAGAKDYHMNLKMRSTTEECSYVQDALAHIDGTGRFMAYADLGCGGGGGVSLTLGLQHCDGGLPGSGSQQSFVGMQGGDIYSAAAAIGADTAEYDCVNLGDRRHRFASSQLLHDFVA, encoded by the exons ATGGATAACACACCGAATCTATGTTCAAGGGATCCTGGACATTCTCAATACAGTGAGGCATCAGTTTTTgacaatcttctatgtcataagtATTCACCTTCGGTAGCATATACTGATGCATTGGCAAACACCCAGCCTCATCAAAACTCTGTTGAGGTTCCGATAGTGACCACTGTGATCTCACAGGGCTCAATTCTGGAGACGCCTAATATGGTCACTTCCTATATAGGCGAGCATGCTTATGACTCATGGAAGGATGGAAAAAATGACATTCTATTCATGCAGACAGTTGGAGTAGATGGTTCAGAAAATCTTCTTCATGACGGCAATTCCCAAATGAATCTGCGGAGACAGCTGGGTGCGTTAAATAGGCAGTGCTTATCTTTGCAGCAATCAGATGTTTCAACAGTACCTAGTCAAGGATTATCACTGAGCCTTGGAACACAGATTATAGTCCCTTCAATCCAATGTCAGCATACTAGCTCAGACATCTCTCTTTTTCGACCTCATCAAACAACTTCCAGAAATGGTGGATCTGGCAGAGATGAAAATTGTGAAAACAAAAGTACGAATGCCGACAATTTCCCATATGAATCAGCGAGTCTTGCTAGTTCAATTCTAAATTCAAAGTATCTAAAGGCAGCACAAGAATTACTTGATGAAGTTGTTAATGTTCAAAAGGCTCTGAAGCGAAAATCAATCAAAAGTCAAAGTCTTCATACTTCTGCTGATACCACCACAGGAAAAGATTGCAGTGCAGGTGAAGGAATGTCGTCGAACCCTCAAGACTCTACCATCAACTCATCCAGTGAGCTCTCACCCTCTGAAAGGCAGGATCTTCAGAACAAGGTTACCAAATTATTGACTATGTTGGATGAG ATTGATAGAAGATATAAACAGTATTACCACCAGATGCAGATAGTAGTGTCATCTTTTGATGTAGTAGCTGGTTTCGGGGCTGCTAAACCTTACACGGCACTCTCCCTCCAAACAATTTCTGGGCATTTCCGCTGCTTGAGAGATGCCATCAGTAGAGAAATTTTAGTTACCAGGAAAAGTCTTGGAGACGAAGGTAACTCAGGTAGCAAGGGTGTTGGAATGTCTCGCCTTCGCTATATAGATCAGCAGCTGAGGCAACAGAGAGCGTTGCAGCAGTTTGGTATGATGCAGCAACACGTTTGGAGGCCACAGAGGGGGTTGCCCGAGTCATCTGTCTCAATCCTTCGTGCATGGTTGTTTGAGCACTTCCTTCACCC TTACCCGAATGATTCTGAAAAGCTAATGCTTGCGAGACAGACAGGCTTGACAAGGAGTCAG GTTTCCAACTGGTTCATAAATGCACGAGTTCGTCTTTGGAAGCCCATGATTGAGGACATGTACAAAGAGGAGACTGGTGACCTCGAGATTGACTCTTCTTTGGAGAACCCACCTAAAGATCAGGATGGTGTTCATTCCACTGGGAATGGAGAAAACTCACAAAACACTGCCACTGAAAGATGCCAAGTAAACCAACTTAGTGACTTATCAAGATCCAACATCATGCCAGGAATGGATATGGCAGGGGCTGGTGCAAAAGACTACCATATGAACCTTAAGATGAGATCAACCACAGAAGAGTGTAGCTATGTGCAAGATGCTCTTGCGCATATAGATGGAACTGGGAGGTTCATGGCTTATGCTGATTTGGgatgtggcggtggtggtggggtGTCACTGACACTGGGACTACAGCACTGTGACGGTGGTCTTCCTGGATCTGGCAGTCAGCAGAGCTTCGTTGGGATGCAAGGGGGAGACATCTACAGTGCAGCTGCTGCCATTGGAGCTGATACAGCTGAGTATGATTGTGTTAACTTGGGAGACCGACGGCATCGATTTGCTTCATCACAACTGTTGCATGACTTTGTGGCCTGA
- the LOC135674448 gene encoding F-box/kelch-repeat protein OR23-like isoform X1, translated as MASPSSTSTAIAAEALTPNAAIRGTLIPSLPDDLAAVILASIPYSHQSRLRATARSWRAFLAPRTLLPLRRSLRLPCRHLLALFPADPAITPPCLFDPATAAWALLPPLPCSPYLYGLSNFVPVALGHHLYVLGGSQFDARSYPLGHPIASAAVHRLDLTAPPTLSWDHLPDMLFPRGSFACAPLRPSDGGNNDEDTIIVAGGGSRHTMFPSVGSRMSSVECYCVRSGEWRIWTGLPRDRAGSVGFLVRREAGEEDEFWVMGGYGDYRTLAGVVPADVYYKDAMVLGLRSGKWREVEAMWEEGERRKLGAVVALDGEDGQTKEIFMLDTNDIFRYDFVLNRWIKESSLRKKIPGSSSCSFVAMNGELYVLTTAIQSPDISDHRRMPKKRWTLDIQIYNPEKKRWRFMTTNPPFNQTIDFKTVITCTIRL; from the exons ATGGCGTCGCCGTCGTCCACCTCCACCGCCATCGCCGCTGAAGCCCTAACCCCGAACGCGGCCATCCGAGGAACCTTGATCCCCAGCCTACCTGACGACCTTGCGGCCGTGATCCTCGCGTCGATCCCCTACTCCCACCAGTCCCGCCTCCGCGCCACCGCCCGGTCGTGGCGCGCCTTTCTCGCCCCGCGCACCCTTCTCCCCCTCCGCCGCAGTCTTCGCCTCCCCTGCCGCCACCTCCTGGCCCTATTCCCCGCCGATCCCGCCATCACCCCGCCTTGCCTCTTCGACCCTGCCACCGCTGCCTGGGCCCTGCTGCCCCCGCTCCCCTGCAGCCCCTACCTGTACGGCCTCTCGAACTTCGTACCTGTCGCCCTCGGCCACCACCTCTACGTCCTCGGCGGGTCCCAGTTCGACGCCCGTTCCTACCCCCTCGGGCACCCCATCGCCTCCGCCGCCGTCCACCGCCTCGACCTCACCGCTCCTCCGACGCTCTCTTGGGACCACCTCCCTGACATGCTCTTCCCCCGTGGCAGCTTCGCCTGCGCGCCGTTGCGCCCATCAGACGGTGGCAACAACGATGAGGACACGATCATCGTCGCTGGCGGCGGCTCACGCCACACGATGTTCCCCTCCGTGGGCAGCCGGATGAGCTCCGTGGAGTGCTACTGCGTTCGATCTGGTGAGTGGAGAATATGGACAGGGCTGCCGAGGGACAGGGCAGGGTCCGTGGGGTTTTTGGTCAGGAGGGAAGCCGGGGAGGAGGACGAATTCTGGGTTATGGGAGGTTACGGTGACTACAGGACGTTGGCAGGAGTGGTGCCAGCGGATGTGTACTACAAAGACGCTATGGTGCTAGGCCTTAGGAGTGGGAAATGGAGGGAAGTGGAAGCCATGTGGGAGGAAGGGGAGCGAAGGAAACTGGGGGCAGTAGTGGcacttgatggagaagatggtcagACGAAGGAGATATTTATGCTCGACACAAATGATATATTcag ATATGACTTTGTTTTAAACCGTTGGATAAAAGAGTCTAGCTTACGAAAGAAGATTCCAGGTAGCAGCTCATGTTCGTTTGTTGCTATGAATGGAGAATTGTATGTGCTTACAACAGCAATACAGAGTCCTGATATATCGGACCATCGGAGAATGCCCAAGAAAAGATGGACTTTAGATATTCAAATATACAACCCTGAAAAGAAGAGGTGGAGATTCATGACAACAAACCCACCTTTCAATCAAACCATTGATTTCAAAACTGTAATCACATGCACAATTCGACTGTAA
- the LOC135585186 gene encoding NADH dehydrogenase [ubiquinone] flavoprotein 1, mitochondrial-like isoform X2 gives MSAIGRSSAPLKNFSSRYKAELLHHFKTWRLNSACRSLSTQAATTGSTPQPPPPPPPPEKTHFGGLKDEDRIFTNLYGLHDPLLKGAMKRGDWYRTKDLVLKGSDWIVNEIKKSGLRGRGGAGFPSGLKWSFMPKVSDGRPSYLVVNADESEPGTCKDREIMRHDPHKLLEGCLIAGVGMRATAAYIYIRGEYVNERLTLEKARKEAYQAGLLGKNACGSGYDFDVHIHFGAGAYICGEETALLESLEGKQGKPRLKPPFPANAGLYGCPTTVTNVETVAVSPTILRRGPEWFASFGRKNNSGTKLFCISGHVNKPCTVEEEMSIPLKELLERHCGGVRGGWDNLLAVIPGGSSVPLLPKHICDDVLMDYDALKAVQSGLGTAAVIVMDKSTDVVDAIARLSYFYKHESCGQCTPCREGTGWLWMIMERLKVGNAMLEEIDMLQEVTKQIEGHTICALGDAAAWPVQGLIRHFRPELEKRIRERAQKQLLEAAAA, from the coding sequence GCACCTCTCAAGAACTTTTCTTCGCGATACAAGGCTGAACTGCTTCATCATTTTAAAACCTGGAGGTTAAATTCTGCTTGTAGATCACTCAGCACCCAGGCTGCAACAACTGGAAGTACTCCTCAGCCTCCACCACCACCCCCACCTCCGGAAAAGACCCATTTTGGTGGTCTAAAGGATGAAGATCGCATCTTCACCAATTTGTATGGCTTGCACGATCCTCTTCTGAAAGGTGCGATGAAACGGGGTGACTGGTATAGAACCAAGGACTTGGTACTTAAGGGTAGTGACTGGATTGTTAATGAAATCAAGAAATCTGGTCTACGCGGCCGTGGAGGTGCTGGTTTTCCATCTGGTCTTAAGTGGTCTTTCATGCCCAAGGTATCCGATGGCCGCCCTTCTTATCTTGTTGTCAATGCTGATGAGAGTGAACCTGGTACATGTAAAGACAGAGAAATAATGCGCCATGATCCTCATAAACTGCTTGAAGGGTGCCTGATTGCTGGAGTTGGTATGAGGGCAACAGCTGCTTACATTTACATAAGAGGGGAGTATGTAAATGAACGATTAACTCTTGAAAAGGCTAGAAAGGAAGCTTATCAAGCTGGACTTTTGGGGAAGAATGCTTGTGGATCAGGTTATGATTTTGATGTACATATACACTTTGGTGCTGGAGCATACATCTGTGGTGAAGAGACAGCATTACTGGAGAGTCTTGAAGGAAAGCAAGGAAAACCAAGGCTGAAGCCTCCTTTCCCAGCTAATGCTGGACTATATGGCTGTCCGACAACTGTAACAAATGTGGAGACTGTGGCTGTATCTCCCACAATTTTGCGGCGAGGACCAGAATGGTTCGCAAGCTTTGGCCGAAAAAATAACTCCGGCACAAAACTATTCTGCATATCCGGTCATGTCAACAAACCTTGCACCGTGGAAGAGGAGATGAGCATCCCATTGAAGGAATTGTTAGAGAGGCACTGTGGTGGTGTTAGAGGAGGTTGGGATAACTTGTTGGCAGTCATCCCAGGAGGTTCCTCGGTTCCTCTCCTTCCCAAGCACATATGTGATGATGTCTTAATGGATTATGATGCTCTCAAAGCTGTTCAATCTGGATTGGGCACCGCGGCTGTGATTGTGATGGACAAATCCACTGATGTCGTGGATGCGATAGCAAGACTATCTTACTTCTACAAGCATGAGAGTTGTGGCCAGTGCACTCCCTGCAGAGAGGGTACTGGATGGCTATGGATGATTATGGAGAGATTGAAGGTGGGGAATGCTATGCTGGAGGAGATTGATATGCTACAGGAAGTCACGAAGCAGATTGAAGGGCACACCATATGTGCTCTTGGTGATGCCGCTGCATGGCCAGTGCAGGGTCTTATCAGGCATTTTAGGCCAGAACTAGAAAAGAGGATCAGGGAGAGAGCGCAGAAACAGCTCTTGGAGGCTGCAGCTGCTTGA
- the LOC135674448 gene encoding F-box/kelch-repeat protein OR23-like isoform X2 — translation MASPSSTSTAIAAEALTPNAAIRGTLIPSLPDDLAAVILASIPYSHQSRLRATARSWRAFLAPRTLLPLRRSLRLPCRHLLALFPADPAITPPCLFDPATAAWALLPPLPCSPYLYGLSNFVPVALGHHLYVLGGSQFDARSYPLGHPIASAAVHRLDLTAPPTLSWDHLPDMLFPRGSFACAPLRPSDGGNNDEDTIIVAGGGSRHTMFPSVGSRMSSVECYCVRSGEWRIWTGLPRDRAGSVGFLVRREAGEEDEFWVMGGYGDYRTLAGVVPADVYYKDAMVLGLRSGKWREVEAMWEEGERRKLGAVVALDGEDGQTKEIFMLDTNDIFRLPNLQIRGCLLKTGWFMTVVRDLMD, via the exons ATGGCGTCGCCGTCGTCCACCTCCACCGCCATCGCCGCTGAAGCCCTAACCCCGAACGCGGCCATCCGAGGAACCTTGATCCCCAGCCTACCTGACGACCTTGCGGCCGTGATCCTCGCGTCGATCCCCTACTCCCACCAGTCCCGCCTCCGCGCCACCGCCCGGTCGTGGCGCGCCTTTCTCGCCCCGCGCACCCTTCTCCCCCTCCGCCGCAGTCTTCGCCTCCCCTGCCGCCACCTCCTGGCCCTATTCCCCGCCGATCCCGCCATCACCCCGCCTTGCCTCTTCGACCCTGCCACCGCTGCCTGGGCCCTGCTGCCCCCGCTCCCCTGCAGCCCCTACCTGTACGGCCTCTCGAACTTCGTACCTGTCGCCCTCGGCCACCACCTCTACGTCCTCGGCGGGTCCCAGTTCGACGCCCGTTCCTACCCCCTCGGGCACCCCATCGCCTCCGCCGCCGTCCACCGCCTCGACCTCACCGCTCCTCCGACGCTCTCTTGGGACCACCTCCCTGACATGCTCTTCCCCCGTGGCAGCTTCGCCTGCGCGCCGTTGCGCCCATCAGACGGTGGCAACAACGATGAGGACACGATCATCGTCGCTGGCGGCGGCTCACGCCACACGATGTTCCCCTCCGTGGGCAGCCGGATGAGCTCCGTGGAGTGCTACTGCGTTCGATCTGGTGAGTGGAGAATATGGACAGGGCTGCCGAGGGACAGGGCAGGGTCCGTGGGGTTTTTGGTCAGGAGGGAAGCCGGGGAGGAGGACGAATTCTGGGTTATGGGAGGTTACGGTGACTACAGGACGTTGGCAGGAGTGGTGCCAGCGGATGTGTACTACAAAGACGCTATGGTGCTAGGCCTTAGGAGTGGGAAATGGAGGGAAGTGGAAGCCATGTGGGAGGAAGGGGAGCGAAGGAAACTGGGGGCAGTAGTGGcacttgatggagaagatggtcagACGAAGGAGATATTTATGCTCGACACAAATGATATATTcag GCTACCTAATTTACAAATAAGGGGATGTTTATTAAAAACTGGATGGTTTATGACTGTTGTTCGAGATCTTATGGACTAG
- the LOC135674448 gene encoding F-box/kelch-repeat protein OR23-like isoform X3, which translates to MASPSSTSTAIAAEALTPNAAIRGTLIPSLPDDLAAVILASIPYSHQSRLRATARSWRAFLAPRTLLPLRRSLRLPCRHLLALFPADPAITPPCLFDPATAAWALLPPLPCSPYLYGLSNFVPVALGHHLYVLGGSQFDARSYPLGHPIASAAVHRLDLTAPPTLSWDHLPDMLFPRGSFACAPLRPSDGGNNDEDTIIVAGGGSRHTMFPSVGSRMSSVECYCVRSGEWRIWTGLPRDRAGSVGFLVRREAGEEDEFWVMGGYGDYRTLAGVVPADVYYKDAMVLGLRSGKWREVEAMWEEGERRKLGAVVALDGEDGQTKEIFMLDTNDIFRRYVFVGVLWHFLPFPISQTSL; encoded by the exons ATGGCGTCGCCGTCGTCCACCTCCACCGCCATCGCCGCTGAAGCCCTAACCCCGAACGCGGCCATCCGAGGAACCTTGATCCCCAGCCTACCTGACGACCTTGCGGCCGTGATCCTCGCGTCGATCCCCTACTCCCACCAGTCCCGCCTCCGCGCCACCGCCCGGTCGTGGCGCGCCTTTCTCGCCCCGCGCACCCTTCTCCCCCTCCGCCGCAGTCTTCGCCTCCCCTGCCGCCACCTCCTGGCCCTATTCCCCGCCGATCCCGCCATCACCCCGCCTTGCCTCTTCGACCCTGCCACCGCTGCCTGGGCCCTGCTGCCCCCGCTCCCCTGCAGCCCCTACCTGTACGGCCTCTCGAACTTCGTACCTGTCGCCCTCGGCCACCACCTCTACGTCCTCGGCGGGTCCCAGTTCGACGCCCGTTCCTACCCCCTCGGGCACCCCATCGCCTCCGCCGCCGTCCACCGCCTCGACCTCACCGCTCCTCCGACGCTCTCTTGGGACCACCTCCCTGACATGCTCTTCCCCCGTGGCAGCTTCGCCTGCGCGCCGTTGCGCCCATCAGACGGTGGCAACAACGATGAGGACACGATCATCGTCGCTGGCGGCGGCTCACGCCACACGATGTTCCCCTCCGTGGGCAGCCGGATGAGCTCCGTGGAGTGCTACTGCGTTCGATCTGGTGAGTGGAGAATATGGACAGGGCTGCCGAGGGACAGGGCAGGGTCCGTGGGGTTTTTGGTCAGGAGGGAAGCCGGGGAGGAGGACGAATTCTGGGTTATGGGAGGTTACGGTGACTACAGGACGTTGGCAGGAGTGGTGCCAGCGGATGTGTACTACAAAGACGCTATGGTGCTAGGCCTTAGGAGTGGGAAATGGAGGGAAGTGGAAGCCATGTGGGAGGAAGGGGAGCGAAGGAAACTGGGGGCAGTAGTGGcacttgatggagaagatggtcagACGAAGGAGATATTTATGCTCGACACAAATGATATATTcag GCGCTATGTTTTTGTTGGAGTGCTGTGGCATTTTTTACCATTTCCAATATCACAGACTTCTCTTTGA